In Sphingopyxis macrogoltabida, the sequence GACTATCGTCGGGTAGCCGATCAAATATCTCGGTGAGTTAGCGTCCGCGCTCGTGGTGTAATTTCCGGTGTAGGCGATGGTGTATTCCGGGGTGGGGCATGCCCCACCCCGGAATGCGGCGTCGCTGGTGGCCACCGGGTTCATCGTTATGGTGGAGTTTGCACACTTCAACCGTGACGAAGAGGAGTTCCCGATGACCGAGGACAGATTACTGATCGAAGAGCTTGCTGCGAAGGGCGGCCAACCGGATTTTTTGCGCACCATCGCCGAGAACGTGCTGCAGCTGATCATGGAGGCCGACGTTGATGGCCTGATCGGCGCGGGTCGCCACGAACGCAGCAGCGAGCGCGCGACCTGGCGCAACGGCTATCGCGACCGTTCGCTGGATACCCGGGTAGGCACGCTGAACCTGAAAATCCCCAAGCTGCGTGCTGGGTCCTACTTTCCGGGCTTCCTTGAGCCCCGCAAGATGGTCGAGAAAGCGCTGGTTGCGGTGATCCAGGAAGCGTGGATCGGCGGGGTCAGCACCCGGCGGGTCGATGAACTCGTCCAGGCCATGGGCATGACCGGCATCTCCAAGTCCACCGTCTCCAAGCTTTGCAAGGACATTGACGAGCGCGTCCATGCCTTTCTGAAACGCCCGCTCACCGGCGAATGGCCGTATCTCTGGCTCGATGCCACCTATCTCAAGGTACGCGAAGGCGGGCGGATCATCAGCGTTGCCGCAATAATCGCCATGGCCGTCAACACCGAGGGCCGGCGCGAGATCGTCGGCCTGCATATCGGCCCCTCGGAAGCGGAGGTCTTCTGGTCCGACTTCCTGAAGGACCTTGTTCGGCGCGGTCTTACCGGCGTGAAGCTGGTCATCTCCGATGCTCACGAGGGCCTCAAGGGCGCGATCACCCGCGTCATGGGCGCCACCTGGCAGCGCTGCCGGGTGCACTTCATGCGCAATGCCCTGTCCTATGTGCCCAAGGGCCAGAACACTGTCGTCGCCGCCGCGATCCGCCAGGTCTTCCTGCAGCCCGATCAGAAAAGCGCAACGCAGGTCTGGCGACAGGTCGCCGACCAGTTGCGCACCCGTTGGCCCAAGCTCGGCGCCTGCATGGACGAGGCCGAAACCGACGTGCTC encodes:
- a CDS encoding IS256-like element ISSpma2 family transposase → MTEDRLLIEELAAKGGQPDFLRTIAENVLQLIMEADVDGLIGAGRHERSSERATWRNGYRDRSLDTRVGTLNLKIPKLRAGSYFPGFLEPRKMVEKALVAVIQEAWIGGVSTRRVDELVQAMGMTGISKSTVSKLCKDIDERVHAFLKRPLTGEWPYLWLDATYLKVREGGRIISVAAIIAMAVNTEGRREIVGLHIGPSEAEVFWSDFLKDLVRRGLTGVKLVISDAHEGLKGAITRVMGATWQRCRVHFMRNALSYVPKGQNTVVAAAIRQVFLQPDQKSATQVWRQVADQLRTRWPKLGACMDEAETDVLAYTGFPTQHRTKLHSTNPLERLNKEVKRRADVVGIFPNEDSIIRLVGAVLMEQNDEWQLQHRYMQIEGMAELNQPMIEEENQPLHITAKAA